The Anas platyrhynchos isolate ZD024472 breed Pekin duck chromosome 6, IASCAAS_PekinDuck_T2T, whole genome shotgun sequence sequence CTTTAGAGTCCCCAATAAATCTTGTTAAACAAATGTATACATCCTCTTTCACCTTGAAATGTTTCACTGCATATGCATCTTCCATGTCTTGGATATCAAAACGCTTAACAAATTCATTTGTTCCTTTGTTCCATTGATATATTACAGGTCTTTGGGAACTACTTGACAGAATTAAATGCGGTTTGCCGGATATTTCAAGATACTCCACATCAGTATCTCTGTACCAGGCATGCAGAGACTGATGGGAATAAAATCCATTCCCATTCCATTTGTAAACAGTGGTGAAACCAGCTTTTGAACTGTCTGCAACGACAAAATACCAGTCTTCAGCAATCCTGAACGTTTCAATGTCATTGGGTTTTCGTATTTTAAGGATTTCAATATCTTGAATTTTTATAAACTTATTAGCAAAAATATCTCTTTTATATATGTGGGAGCCTCCAAACAGCTGTGCGACAATGACATATAGCTGACTCTCAATAACTATGGGTTTACACACAACAGTTGAAGTAcctataaaaagaaaagtaaaagacaAGGTTAGCACCACTTATTGGATCACCTGTTGTAATGTTGTTTGAGCAGTGTTTATACCTGTTATGTTGTCATAATTCCTGAACATCACTTCTACATGGTCCCATTCGAGAAAGATGCATTTTCCAGTGAAGGGCTGAGCAATAACCACATGTTCATCATTCATGTATGAGAAAGTATCTACTGACAGAGATTGGTATGGCAGGGACTGATAAACTTCAAATTCTGCAAAAGTGCACACAACATATGATAATTACAGAGATACTTCCCATACCATACTGAAAGAACATCTTCTTAACAtactttattacaaattacagtaTTTAATTACTAGTCCAATTTTCCTGTTGAAAAAAGGAACACTGCAATCTGTTTTCCAATATTTCTCAACTAAAAGAGGTGCTATTTTGTGTCCCAGTTCTTCAAATCCTTGTATAGCATCCTGAAGTCCAAGTAGAAGCTGCAAGATAAGATCCCACTCCCAAGTGCTTCCTGTGCCAAACTTGTACCTGCACAAAATTCATATTGGTTTTACTGAAAGTTCCAGCTGGCATGTAGACTTCTTGCATAATGGACCctagaataaaaaatacatagctttgactttattttaacatgttttaATAATTTGAAACACATTACCTGTAATAATACAATCAAATTCTTTCGGTGAGAGGCTATTGATTTTGCGCTTCTTATATTCTGGTGGGCTTTCACAGTAAATGTCTTCCACAGTTGCATTGGTGCTGCCCAGCCACTCCACTAACCACTTCAGTTTGCAGTCACAATTAAATGCATTGCCTCTAAGATCTCTACAACAAATAAATCATGCATTGAAGATAAGTAGTCAGTTGCTGTTTTCCTCCTCGCACGACAACAACAAACTGTTCTTTTGTTAAACATGTGCGATCTTGCTTATTCTCAGTTGATGCCTTCCTGGATTAATTTGTCCTGTCCCATAGTTAAATATACATACTAGAACATAcacagatttaattttattgataATCAGTAGGAAGTTTTTGTTGATTTCCTGAAGTTTGAATGTACACAAAGGCCTACCAAACTGATTGCCCCATGTCTGGGGAGGttctttgttttggttgttttggaTTACCCTTTCTCAATACAAACATTCtagataaaacagaaattaaattatcctGATTTCAACCAGTGAGTATTTGCTATGTCCTTTAGATGTACTCATTTAGAGGTTTAGGAGACGCAAGCAAAGGAGTTCTGTTCAAGTCTTTTACAGCTGTCTTTGGTCAGATTTCTGAAAGTATGTACAGGAATGGGCAAGCCCCAGGACCAGACTGTGTAACCAGCTGGCCATGACCAGTCGTGCCAAGTAATGCTACAGGATACACTGAACACCTCCACAACCTGCTACTGCCACCCTATGCTATGAATTCAGCCTACCTTGTTCATaccaggagcagggagagggtGTTCTGCACTCATCCCAAATCCGGTGAAACAGAATTTGGTATGTTGCAAAGAGAACATGTTTCAGTGAAGCAACTATAGGCTTTATCTGTTTATctatattttgtaattttattggTAACTAAGttgtatatttaaataaatttatgttttgttttggttgtggTTAGATTTGGTATGGGATATGGTACTTACTGAGACACTTATGCTTTTTTGATAACAAATTGCCTTCCCATAACTTATTTAAACATAGAAATATTACATCCAATAAGTATCTTACACCCTCCTCTCATATCATGCTCTCTCATGCATCCCTTAGGACATTTCCTTCTTATTCACTAAGTCTTATTGAACATGCAGATATCTTACATAACTACTAACAATATCACTTATCTTTGTAATTATTGAATATCCCAAACTAAAACAACTGATCAACAACAGAAGCCAAAAAACAAGCCTACCCATACTGGGTAGTTTCTACCCAGTAATAAGATCCCATTACTAGGATTACCAGTACGTATTGGTTTGAATGGTTACTCAGAACGTCCTATAAAAACAGCTCTTTATATTTTTAGTATAATTAATAGATTAATTAAATGCTTTCTTACACATTTGTTAAAGAATCCAAGCCTTTGAATATGTCTTTTGGAAGCGATTGGAGATTATTATTTGCGAGACTCCTGTAAAAGAAGATACTTCAGTATCAGTGCTAACTCATGAAATTACACATTTTTGCAAGGTGTAATACtgtgttgttcttgtttttgttttgttttgttttcttaaggtAAAGAACTCTAGCATTTTCCAGCACTTAATTCTCCAAGACTGCTCTGAAGAACAGCTCATTTACTTTGTGACTATTTCTTCCACTAAAACACCCTgcctccttctgctttctgaCTCTTCAGCAGTCTTCCAGCATTCACAATACCTCACTTAGCAGGGTAAAAAGTGCAATCACCTCTGGTGTTTTGCCAAcaccattattttaaaacaattagtTATGATTGGACCTACTAATGTTTTCCTTAGGAGATACCAATACATAGTGTTCATATTACTGCAATCTCCCACTTTCTTGTCTCccttctggaaacaaaatcttAATACCAGGTGTCATTGTATTGGACTTAGGCTTAGCTCATAGTTTTTGGAAATATGCAATAATAGACAAGAAATTGCTGACTGGTATGA is a genomic window containing:
- the LGI1 gene encoding leucine-rich glioma-inactivated protein 1 isoform X6, with amino-acid sequence MGLPHLEYLFIENNSIKSISRNTFRGLKSLIHLSLANNNLQSLPKDIFKGLDSLTNVDLRGNAFNCDCKLKWLVEWLGSTNATVEDIYCESPPEYKKRKINSLSPKEFDCIITEFEVYQSLPYQSLSVDTFSYMNDEHVVIAQPFTGKCIFLEWDHVEVMFRNYDNITGTSTVVCKPIVIESQLYVIVAQLFGGSHIYKRDIFANKFIKIQDIEILKIRKPNDIETFRIAEDWYFVVADSSKAGFTTVYKWNGNGFYSHQSLHAWYRDTDVEYLEISGKPHLILSSSSQRPVIYQWNKGTNEFVKRFDIQDMEDAYAVKHFKVKEDVYICLTRFIGDSKVMKWGGSAFLDLQRMPSRGSMVFQPLQISNYQYAILGSDYSFTQVYYWDAEKAKFVKFQELNIQAPRSFIHVSIDKRDFLFASSFKGTTLIYKHVIVDLSA
- the LGI1 gene encoding leucine-rich glioma-inactivated protein 1 isoform X1; translation: MGNASRPFRRIAYFLCLLSVLLLTEGKKPVKPKCPAWCTCTKDNALCENARSIPRSVPPDVISLSFVRSAFTKIPEGSFLLTPSLQLLLFTSNTFDVISDDAFMGLPHLEYLFIENNSIKSISRNTFRGLKSLIHLSLANNNLQSLPKDIFKGLDSLTNVDLRGNAFNCDCKLKWLVEWLGSTNATVEDIYCESPPEYKKRKINSLSPKEFDCIITEFEVYQSLPYQSLSVDTFSYMNDEHVVIAQPFTGKCIFLEWDHVEVMFRNYDNITGTSTVVCKPIVIESQLYVIVAQLFGGSHIYKRDIFANKFIKIQDIEILKIRKPNDIETFRIAEDWYFVVADSSKAGFTTVYKWNGNGFYSHQSLHAWYRDTDVEYLEISGKPHLILSSSSQRPVIYQWNKGTNEFVKRFDIQDMEDAYAVKHFKVKEDVYICLTRFIGDSKVMKWGGSAFLDLQRMPSRGSMVFQPLQISNYQYAILGSDYSFTQVYYWDAEKAKFVKFQELNIQAPRSFIHVSIDKRDFLFASSFKGTTLIYKHVIVDLSA
- the LGI1 gene encoding leucine-rich glioma-inactivated protein 1 isoform X5; the protein is MLRGEGSLPVRDPGARPRLRPPPPRGRSFVRSAFTKIPEGSFLLTPSLQLLLFTSNTFDVISDDAFMGLPHLEYLFIENNSIKSISRNTFRGLKSLIHLSLANNNLQSLPKDIFKGLDSLTNVDLRGNAFNCDCKLKWLVEWLGSTNATVEDIYCESPPEYKKRKINSLSPKEFDCIITEFEVYQSLPYQSLSVDTFSYMNDEHVVIAQPFTGKCIFLEWDHVEVMFRNYDNITGTSTVVCKPIVIESQLYVIVAQLFGGSHIYKRDIFANKFIKIQDIEILKIRKPNDIETFRIAEDWYFVVADSSKAGFTTVYKWNGNGFYSHQSLHAWYRDTDVEYLEISGKPHLILSSSSQRPVIYQWNKGTNEFVKRFDIQDMEDAYAVKHFKVKEDVYICLTRFIGDSKVMKWGGSAFLDLQRMPSRGSMVFQPLQISNYQYAILGSDYSFTQVYYWDAEKAKFVKFQELNIQAPRSFIHVSIDKRDFLFASSFKGTTLIYKHVIVDLSA
- the LGI1 gene encoding leucine-rich glioma-inactivated protein 1 isoform X3; its protein translation is MGNASRPFRRIAYFLCLLSVLLLTEGKKPVKPKCPAWCTCTKDNALCENARSIPRSVPPDVISLSFVRSAFTKIPEGSFLLTPSLQLLLFTSNTFDVISDDAFMGLPHLEYLFIENNSIKSISRNTFRGLKSLIHLDLRGNAFNCDCKLKWLVEWLGSTNATVEDIYCESPPEYKKRKINSLSPKEFDCIITEFEVYQSLPYQSLSVDTFSYMNDEHVVIAQPFTGKCIFLEWDHVEVMFRNYDNITGTSTVVCKPIVIESQLYVIVAQLFGGSHIYKRDIFANKFIKIQDIEILKIRKPNDIETFRIAEDWYFVVADSSKAGFTTVYKWNGNGFYSHQSLHAWYRDTDVEYLEISGKPHLILSSSSQRPVIYQWNKGTNEFVKRFDIQDMEDAYAVKHFKVKEDVYICLTRFIGDSKVMKWGGSAFLDLQRMPSRGSMVFQPLQISNYQYAILGSDYSFTQVYYWDAEKAKFVKFQELNIQAPRSFIHVSIDKRDFLFASSFKGTTLIYKHVIVDLSA
- the LGI1 gene encoding leucine-rich glioma-inactivated protein 1 isoform X4 yields the protein MGNASRPFRRIAYFLCLLSVLLLTEGKKPVKPKCPAWCTCTKDNALCENARSIPRSVPPDVISLSFVRSAFTKIPEGSFLLTPSLQLLLFTSNTFDVISDDAFMGLPHLEYLSLANNNLQSLPKDIFKGLDSLTNVDLRGNAFNCDCKLKWLVEWLGSTNATVEDIYCESPPEYKKRKINSLSPKEFDCIITEFEVYQSLPYQSLSVDTFSYMNDEHVVIAQPFTGKCIFLEWDHVEVMFRNYDNITGTSTVVCKPIVIESQLYVIVAQLFGGSHIYKRDIFANKFIKIQDIEILKIRKPNDIETFRIAEDWYFVVADSSKAGFTTVYKWNGNGFYSHQSLHAWYRDTDVEYLEISGKPHLILSSSSQRPVIYQWNKGTNEFVKRFDIQDMEDAYAVKHFKVKEDVYICLTRFIGDSKVMKWGGSAFLDLQRMPSRGSMVFQPLQISNYQYAILGSDYSFTQVYYWDAEKAKFVKFQELNIQAPRSFIHVSIDKRDFLFASSFKGTTLIYKHVIVDLSA
- the LGI1 gene encoding leucine-rich glioma-inactivated protein 1 isoform X2 produces the protein MGNASRPFRRIAYFLCLLSVLLLTEGKKPVKPKCPAWCTCTKDNALCENARSIPRSVPPDVISLLFTSNTFDVISDDAFMGLPHLEYLFIENNSIKSISRNTFRGLKSLIHLSLANNNLQSLPKDIFKGLDSLTNVDLRGNAFNCDCKLKWLVEWLGSTNATVEDIYCESPPEYKKRKINSLSPKEFDCIITEFEVYQSLPYQSLSVDTFSYMNDEHVVIAQPFTGKCIFLEWDHVEVMFRNYDNITGTSTVVCKPIVIESQLYVIVAQLFGGSHIYKRDIFANKFIKIQDIEILKIRKPNDIETFRIAEDWYFVVADSSKAGFTTVYKWNGNGFYSHQSLHAWYRDTDVEYLEISGKPHLILSSSSQRPVIYQWNKGTNEFVKRFDIQDMEDAYAVKHFKVKEDVYICLTRFIGDSKVMKWGGSAFLDLQRMPSRGSMVFQPLQISNYQYAILGSDYSFTQVYYWDAEKAKFVKFQELNIQAPRSFIHVSIDKRDFLFASSFKGTTLIYKHVIVDLSA